The following coding sequences are from one Musa acuminata AAA Group cultivar baxijiao chromosome BXJ2-4, Cavendish_Baxijiao_AAA, whole genome shotgun sequence window:
- the LOC103974647 gene encoding calcium-dependent protein kinase 10 isoform X1 has protein sequence MGNACVGPSLLKNGFFQSVSATLWRSRLNKEALPAANNEAAGEGTSDAPAPAKPDVNAPQPVKIQNKQTEPPRLPEVEGKQASDIPSSNQPKKPTHVKRLSSVAGLQEEFILKHKTNSLKDVYSLGRKLGQGQFGTTYLCVEKETGKEYACKSILKRKLMTEEDVQDVRREIQIMHHLSGHPSVISIKGAYEDAVAVHVVMELCAGGELFDRIIQKGHYTERKAAELARVIVGVVEACHSMGVMHRDLKPENFLFVNQMEDSPLKTIDFGLSIFFRPGEIFTDVVGSPYYVAPEVLKKRYGREADVWSAGVIIYILLSGVPPFWAETEQGIFEEVLHGKLDFQSDPWPSISNSAKELVRKMLVRDPRRRLTAHDVLCHPWVQIDGVAPDKPLDSAVLSRLKQFSAMNKLKKMAIRVIAEHLSEDEIAGLKEMFKMIDTDNSGQITFEELKAGLERVGANLQESEIYALMQAADVDNSGTIDYGEFVAATLQLNKIEREDHLFMAFSYFDKDGSGYITQDELQQACEEFGIHDVQLDEMIREADQDNDGRIDYNEFVAMMNKGDAGFGKRGLQANFSIGFREALKLD, from the exons ATGGGGAACGCATGTGTTGGGCCGAGCCTCTTGAAGAATGGATTTTTCCAATCGGTGTCAGCTACTCTTTGGCGTAGTCGATTGAACAAGGAGGCTCTTCCAGCTGCCAATAATGAGGCTGCTGGTGAGGGGACCTCGGATGCGCCAGCACCAGCTAAACCGGATGTCAATGCTCCCCAACCAGTTAAGATCCAGAATAAACAGACTGAGCCACCCAGACTTCCAGAAGTGGAGGGCAAGCAGGCATCCGACATACCCTCGTCGAACCAACCCAAGAAGCCGACCCATGTCAAGAGACTCTCCAGTGTGGCAGGACTTCAGGAAGAGTTTATTTTGAAACACAAAACCAATAGTTTGAAGGACGTTTACAGCTTAGGACGGAAACTTGGGCAAGGACAATTCGGAACAACGTATCTTTGTGTGGAGAAGGAAACTGGCAAGGAGTATGCTTGCAAGTCCATTTTGAAGAGGAAATTGATGACAGAGGAGGATGTGCAGGATGTTAGGAGAGAGATCCAGATAATGCATCATTTGTCAGGTCACCCAAGTGTAATCTCCATCAAAGGGGCCTATGAAGATGCTGTGGCTGTCCATGTTGTCATGGAGTTGTGTGCTGGGGGTGAGTTATTTGATAGGATCATTCAGAAGGGGCATTACACAGAAAGAAAGGCAGCAGAGCTTGCAAGGGTGATTGTTGGAGTTGTGGAAGCTTGTCATTCGATGGGGGTCATGCATCGAGATCTCAAgcctgaaaattttctttttgtcaatcAAATGGAGGATTCACCTCTTAAGACCATTGATTTTGGATTGTCAATCTTCTTCCGGCCAG GAGAGATATTTACTGATGTGGTTGGTAGCCCTTACTATGTTGCACCTGAAGTTCTGAAAAAACGGTATGGTCGAGAGGCAGATGTTTGGAGTGCTGGGGTGATCatttatattcttcttagtgGTGTTCCTCCATTTTGGGCTG AAACCGAGCAAGGTATATTTGAAGAGGTTTTACATGGTAAACTTGACTTTCAGTCAGATCCATGGCCCAGCATCTCAAACAgtgccaaagaacttgtaaggaaAATGCTTGTTAGGGACCCCAGGAGGCGGTTGACTGCTCATGACGTTTTGT GTCATCCATGGGTTCAGATTGATGGAGTGGCTCCTGACAAGCCTCTGGATTCTGCAGTTCTTTCTCgcttgaaacaattttctgccatgaacaaacttaaaaagatggCTATCAGA GTTATTGCTGAACACCTTTCTGAAGATGAAATTGCTGGCCTTAAGGAAATGTTTAAGATGATAGATACAGACAACAGTGGGCAGATAACATTTGAAGAACTCAAGGCTGGATTGGAAAGAGTTGGTGCTAATCTCCAGGAGTCGGAAATTTATGCACTTATGCAGGCG GCAGATGTTGATAACAGCGGCACAATCGACTATGGCGAGTTTGTTGCTGCCACTTTACAGCTAAATAAGATAGAGAGGGAGGATCATTTATTCATGGCCTTCTCATACTTCGACAAAGATGGGAGTGGTTACATAACTCAAGATGAACTGCAACAGGCTTGTGAAGAATTCGGCATACATGATGTGCAGCTGGATGAAATGATCCGAGAAGCGGATCAAGATAAT GACGGACGTATAGACTACAATGAATTTGTAGCTATGATGAACAAAGGAGACGCTGGATTCGGCAAGAGAGGATTGCAGGCTAACTTCAGTATCGGCTTTAGGGAGGCGTTAAAGCTCGATTGA
- the LOC103974647 gene encoding calcium-dependent protein kinase 10 isoform X2, translated as MGNACVGPSLLKNGFFQSVSATLWRSRLNKEALPAANNEAAGEGTSDAPAPAKPDVNAPQPVKIQNKQTEPPRLPEVEGKQASDIPSSNQPKKPTHVKRLSSVAGLQEEFILKHKTNSLKDVYSLGRKLGQGQFGTTYLCVEKETGKEYACKSILKRKLMTEEDVQDVRREIQIMHHLSGHPSVISIKGAYEDAVAVHVVMELCAGGELFDRIIQKGHYTERKAAELARVIVGVVEACHSMGVMHRDLKPENFLFVNQMEDSPLKTIDFGLSIFFRPGEIFTDVVGSPYYVAPEVLKKRYGREADVWSAGVIIYILLSGVPPFWAETEQGIFEEVLHGKLDFQSDPWPSISNSAKELVRKMLVRDPRRRLTAHDVLCHPWVQIDGVAPDKPLDSAVLSRLKQFSAMNKLKKMAIRVIAEHLSEDEIAGLKEMFKMIDTDNSGQITFEELKAGLERVGANLQESEIYALMQAMLITAAQSTMASLLLPLYS; from the exons ATGGGGAACGCATGTGTTGGGCCGAGCCTCTTGAAGAATGGATTTTTCCAATCGGTGTCAGCTACTCTTTGGCGTAGTCGATTGAACAAGGAGGCTCTTCCAGCTGCCAATAATGAGGCTGCTGGTGAGGGGACCTCGGATGCGCCAGCACCAGCTAAACCGGATGTCAATGCTCCCCAACCAGTTAAGATCCAGAATAAACAGACTGAGCCACCCAGACTTCCAGAAGTGGAGGGCAAGCAGGCATCCGACATACCCTCGTCGAACCAACCCAAGAAGCCGACCCATGTCAAGAGACTCTCCAGTGTGGCAGGACTTCAGGAAGAGTTTATTTTGAAACACAAAACCAATAGTTTGAAGGACGTTTACAGCTTAGGACGGAAACTTGGGCAAGGACAATTCGGAACAACGTATCTTTGTGTGGAGAAGGAAACTGGCAAGGAGTATGCTTGCAAGTCCATTTTGAAGAGGAAATTGATGACAGAGGAGGATGTGCAGGATGTTAGGAGAGAGATCCAGATAATGCATCATTTGTCAGGTCACCCAAGTGTAATCTCCATCAAAGGGGCCTATGAAGATGCTGTGGCTGTCCATGTTGTCATGGAGTTGTGTGCTGGGGGTGAGTTATTTGATAGGATCATTCAGAAGGGGCATTACACAGAAAGAAAGGCAGCAGAGCTTGCAAGGGTGATTGTTGGAGTTGTGGAAGCTTGTCATTCGATGGGGGTCATGCATCGAGATCTCAAgcctgaaaattttctttttgtcaatcAAATGGAGGATTCACCTCTTAAGACCATTGATTTTGGATTGTCAATCTTCTTCCGGCCAG GAGAGATATTTACTGATGTGGTTGGTAGCCCTTACTATGTTGCACCTGAAGTTCTGAAAAAACGGTATGGTCGAGAGGCAGATGTTTGGAGTGCTGGGGTGATCatttatattcttcttagtgGTGTTCCTCCATTTTGGGCTG AAACCGAGCAAGGTATATTTGAAGAGGTTTTACATGGTAAACTTGACTTTCAGTCAGATCCATGGCCCAGCATCTCAAACAgtgccaaagaacttgtaaggaaAATGCTTGTTAGGGACCCCAGGAGGCGGTTGACTGCTCATGACGTTTTGT GTCATCCATGGGTTCAGATTGATGGAGTGGCTCCTGACAAGCCTCTGGATTCTGCAGTTCTTTCTCgcttgaaacaattttctgccatgaacaaacttaaaaagatggCTATCAGA GTTATTGCTGAACACCTTTCTGAAGATGAAATTGCTGGCCTTAAGGAAATGTTTAAGATGATAGATACAGACAACAGTGGGCAGATAACATTTGAAGAACTCAAGGCTGGATTGGAAAGAGTTGGTGCTAATCTCCAGGAGTCGGAAATTTATGCACTTATGCAGGCG ATGTTGATAACAGCGGCACAATCGACTATGGCGAGTTTGTTGCTGCCACTTTACAGCTAA